The following are from one region of the Choloepus didactylus isolate mChoDid1 chromosome 11 unlocalized genomic scaffold, mChoDid1.pri SUPER_11_unloc2, whole genome shotgun sequence genome:
- the LOC119524498 gene encoding olfactory receptor 14C36-like — MPNSTMVTEFLLARFSEVWELRVLHAVLFLLMYLATLMGNFLIFTVTTLDHSLHTPMYFFLRNLSFLDMCYISVTIPKACVIFLLDSRVISIVGCAAQVFFMIFLAFTEMLFLTIMAHDRYVAICQPLQYPMIMNPRVCVQMTVVSVLSGIVYSGFHAGNTFRLTCQSNVIHQYFCDIPPLLNLTCSDTLSNEIANFISVVVILLGFAFITRSYICIFSTVLKFPTREERGKVFSTCVPHMLMVSVFVSSVAAVYLKPTSHSPTIQDTITSVFYTVVPPFLNPIIYSLRNKQITEAVRRITRRKFC, encoded by the coding sequence ATGCCCAACTCTACCATGGTGACTGAATTCTTGCTTGCAAGATTTTCTGAAGTGTGGGAACTAAGAGTCTTGCATGCTGTGCTATTCCTACTGATGTACTTGGCAACCCTGATGGGaaactttcttatttttacaGTAACCACACTTGACCATAGTCTTCatacccccatgtacttctttcttAGGAATCTCTCTTTCTTGGACATGTGCTATATTTCTGTTACAATACCCAAGGCATGTGTTATCTTCCTGCTTGACAGCAGGGTGATCTCCATAGTCGGATGTGCAGCTCAGGTCTTCTTCATGATTTTCCTTGCTTTTACTGAAATGCTATTCCTCACCATCATGGCCCACGACCGCTACGTGGCCATCTGCCAGCCCCTCCAGTACCCTATGATCATGAACCCTCGTGTCTGTGTTCAGATGACTGTAGTCTCAGTACTCAGTGGTATTGTCTACTCTGGATTCCATGCTGGAAACACATTCAGGCTGACCTGTCAGTCGAACGTGATCCATCAGTACTTCTGTGACATTCCGCCACTGCTGAATCTCACCTGCTCTGACACCTTAAGTAATGAAATTGCAAATTTTATCTCTGTAGTGGTGATTCTTCTTGGCTTTGCATTTATTACCAGgtcttatatttgcatattttctactGTGCTCAAGTTTCCAACAAGGGAAGAGCGAGGAAAAGTCTTTTCAACTTGTGTTCCCCACATGCTCATGGTGAGCGTCTTTGTCAGCTCAGTTGCTGCTGTATACCTGAAGCCAACCTCCCATTCACCCACGATTCAGGACACGATCACTTCTGTGTTCTATACTGTAGTTCCTCCTTTCCTGAATCCTATTATCTATAGTCTTAGAAACAAGCAGATTACGGAAGCTGTAAGGAGAATTACTAGGAGAAAGTTTTGTTGA